A single window of Candidatus Falkowbacteria bacterium DNA harbors:
- a CDS encoding AAA family ATPase: protein MKIFIIGPGGVGKSTVGKILAQKLGYDFIDLDGEFCEKIENVGVFINTRGYEEYCQRNSDLFLNILNQKKDNFVFALSSGFLVHDSFDQLTLKNQQTLEKAGITVLLLPSESLEESTEIVIKRQLKRGFGLKEDREREKFRKRFREYQQFGDIKIYSCKEPELIALEILDKLNTAISN from the coding sequence ATGAAAATATTCATTATTGGTCCAGGTGGAGTTGGGAAATCAACGGTTGGCAAAATACTTGCACAAAAGCTTGGATATGATTTTATTGATTTAGATGGAGAGTTTTGTGAAAAGATTGAAAATGTTGGTGTGTTCATTAATACAAGGGGATATGAGGAATATTGTCAAAGAAACTCAGACCTTTTTCTTAATATTCTTAATCAAAAGAAAGATAATTTTGTTTTCGCTCTTTCCTCGGGATTCCTAGTTCACGATAGTTTTGACCAACTAACCTTAAAAAATCAGCAGACTTTAGAAAAAGCAGGAATTACAGTGCTTCTATTACCGTCAGAGTCCTTGGAGGAGAGTACGGAGATAGTAATCAAAAGACAGCTCAAGCGCGGTTTCGGATTGAAAGAGGATAGAGAGCGCGAAAAATTTCGAAAACGATTTCGAGAATACCAACAATTTGGTGATATTAAAATTTATTCGTGCAAAGAGCCAGAATTAATTGCCCTAGAAATTTTGGATAAACTGAATACAGCGATATCAAATTAA
- a CDS encoding AAA family ATPase, with protein sequence MSIKFCAKAKQVIDLVENSDRSFFVTGKAGTGKSTLLEHIRLYNKKKSVVLAPTGISAINVNGETIHSFFGIKPGYEKDEARKMKIDDRKRKKFARLKTMFVDEVSMVRADVFDAMDIVLRRARGSEHPFGGVQMVLFGDLYQLPPVVTTADREQFFSEYDSPYFFASDVFSGQKNIFDADFELPIIELETIYRQKDRKFIEVLNAVRENRVEDNHLQVLNSRYSRDFSPSKSDKYIYLVTTNAEARTINELEMKKLGQSELDFVAEKSGKVPKSLYPNDTTITLCEGAQVMFICNDKERRWVNGTIGKIKEIRMEYNSEKDAEEIVIRVEKEDKKIVEVKRHEWEISKYVFHGGKFEREQIGKYIQVPLRLAWAITVHKSQGKTFEKVIIDFGRGTFAHGQSYVALSRCTTLEGMVLKRPMTRRTIIMDEQIRAFHEDNRL encoded by the coding sequence ATGTCTATTAAATTTTGTGCAAAAGCAAAACAAGTTATTGATTTGGTGGAGAATTCTGACCGTAGTTTTTTTGTTACAGGCAAGGCGGGAACTGGTAAATCCACACTTCTTGAGCATATCCGGCTATATAACAAGAAAAAGTCCGTAGTTTTAGCACCGACTGGGATTTCCGCAATTAATGTTAACGGAGAGACTATTCATTCATTTTTCGGTATCAAGCCTGGTTATGAAAAGGATGAAGCGCGGAAAATGAAAATTGATGACAGGAAAAGGAAAAAGTTTGCCAGACTAAAGACAATGTTCGTGGATGAAGTTTCAATGGTCAGAGCTGATGTATTTGATGCTATGGATATAGTTCTTCGACGGGCAAGAGGAAGTGAGCATCCGTTTGGTGGTGTGCAGATGGTCCTATTCGGAGATCTTTATCAATTACCGCCAGTGGTAACCACGGCAGACAGGGAACAGTTTTTTTCTGAATATGATTCACCATACTTTTTTGCGTCCGATGTATTCAGTGGTCAAAAAAATATTTTTGATGCCGACTTTGAATTACCAATCATTGAACTGGAGACAATTTATCGACAAAAGGATCGGAAATTTATTGAAGTATTAAATGCCGTTCGGGAAAACAGAGTTGAAGATAATCATTTGCAAGTATTAAATTCTCGTTATTCAAGAGATTTTAGTCCATCGAAAAGCGATAAGTATATTTATTTAGTTACAACGAATGCTGAAGCCAGAACAATCAATGAATTAGAAATGAAAAAACTAGGACAGTCAGAATTAGATTTTGTTGCAGAGAAATCAGGCAAGGTTCCTAAAAGTTTATACCCTAATGATACTACGATCACTCTGTGTGAGGGCGCGCAGGTGATGTTTATTTGCAATGACAAGGAAAGGCGCTGGGTAAATGGTACGATTGGTAAAATTAAAGAGATTAGAATGGAATATAATTCAGAGAAAGATGCAGAAGAGATTGTTATTAGAGTAGAGAAAGAAGATAAAAAAATTGTAGAAGTAAAGCGACATGAATGGGAAATTTCCAAGTACGTCTTTCATGGCGGGAAGTTTGAGCGTGAACAGATTGGTAAATACATTCAGGTTCCACTCCGTTTAGCTTGGGCGATTACCGTTCACAAGAGTCAGGGCAAGACATTTGAAAAAGTTATAATCGATTTTGGGCGTGGTACTTTTGCGCATGGGCAGAGTTATGTGGCGCTTAGTCGTTGTACAACACTTGAGGGGATGGTTCTCAAGCGACCCATGACTCGCAGAACTATTATTATGGATGAACAGATTCGAGCGTTTCATGAGGATAATCGACTCTAG